The following proteins come from a genomic window of Flavobacterium crocinum:
- a CDS encoding L-threonylcarbamoyladenylate synthase — protein sequence MAEFIKIYPDKPSEAAIAKVVKVLQNGGLVIYPTDTVYGLGCDITNSRALEKIAKIKGVKLEKANLSFICHDLSNLSDYVRQINTSTFKILKRALPGPYTFILPGNNNLPKEFKKKTTVGIRVPDNNIILEIVRQLGNPVVSTSIRDEDDVIEYTTDPELIFEKWQHLVDMVIDGGYGDNVGSTIIDLSEHEPVIVREGKGDIDIL from the coding sequence ATGGCAGAATTTATAAAAATATATCCGGACAAACCAAGTGAAGCGGCAATTGCAAAAGTGGTAAAAGTGCTTCAGAATGGTGGATTGGTAATTTATCCAACAGATACTGTGTACGGTTTAGGTTGTGATATTACCAATTCGAGAGCATTAGAAAAAATTGCTAAAATTAAAGGTGTGAAACTGGAGAAAGCAAACCTCTCTTTTATTTGCCATGATTTGAGTAATCTTTCAGATTATGTACGCCAGATTAATACTTCGACTTTTAAAATCTTAAAGAGGGCATTGCCTGGGCCTTATACTTTTATTTTACCGGGAAATAATAATCTTCCAAAGGAATTTAAAAAGAAAACAACAGTGGGTATTCGTGTTCCTGATAATAACATTATTTTGGAAATCGTTCGTCAATTGGGAAACCCGGTGGTTTCAACTTCGATTCGTGATGAAGATGATGTAATCGAATATACTACAGATCCGGAATTAATTTTCGAGAAATGGCAGCATCTGGTTGATATGGTAATTGATGGAGGTTACGGAGATAATGTGGGTTCGACTATTATCGATCTTTCTGAACATGAGCCGGTTATTGTAAGGGAAGGAAAAGGTGATATTGATATTTTGTAA
- a CDS encoding OmpA/MotB family protein — protein sequence MRKIVIALSVLMALTSCVSKKKYAELEAKNKETQDLLNSCTVKLNTCLEEKAGLAATAESYKQHNQDLINSSKDLTILTTKGAENLEKSLESLKEKDLKISRLQDALTKKDSVTLALVTSLKGAVGINDPDIEINVEKGVVFISIADKLLFKSGSYDVSDKAKTVLAKVAKVVNDKPDFECMVEGHTDDVPYKSNGIILDNWDLSVKRSTSIVRVLTNDLGVNPAKLIAAGRSSYVPLVANDSAENKARNRRTRIVVMPKIDQFYDMIEKEMKKQAK from the coding sequence ATGAGAAAAATAGTTATCGCACTATCAGTATTAATGGCACTAACGTCATGTGTTTCTAAAAAGAAATACGCGGAATTAGAAGCTAAAAACAAAGAGACTCAAGATTTGTTAAACTCTTGTACTGTAAAATTAAACACGTGCTTAGAAGAAAAAGCTGGATTAGCTGCTACAGCTGAAAGCTACAAACAACATAATCAAGACTTAATCAACAGTTCTAAAGATTTAACAATCTTAACAACTAAAGGTGCTGAAAACCTGGAAAAATCTCTTGAAAGCTTAAAAGAAAAAGATTTGAAAATCTCTAGACTTCAAGACGCTTTAACTAAAAAAGACAGTGTTACTTTAGCTTTAGTTACAAGCTTAAAAGGAGCAGTTGGAATCAACGATCCGGACATCGAAATCAACGTTGAAAAAGGAGTTGTATTTATCTCTATCGCTGATAAATTATTATTCAAAAGCGGAAGCTACGACGTAAGTGACAAAGCTAAAACTGTTTTAGCTAAAGTTGCTAAAGTTGTAAATGATAAACCAGATTTCGAATGTATGGTTGAAGGTCATACTGATGATGTTCCATACAAAAGCAACGGAATTATCTTAGACAACTGGGATTTAAGTGTAAAACGTTCTACTTCTATCGTTCGTGTATTAACAAACGATCTTGGAGTTAACCCAGCTAAATTAATCGCTGCTGGTAGAAGCTCTTACGTACCATTAGTTGCTAATGATTCTGCTGAGAACAAAGCTCGTAACAGAAGAACTCGTATCGTAGTTATGCCAAAAATCGATCAATTCTATGATATGATTGAAAAAGAAATGAAAAAGCAGGCTAAATAA
- a CDS encoding ATP-dependent helicase, producing MQKYIDQLNEAQRAPVLKKDGPMIIIAGAGSGKTRVLTIRIAYLMAQGIDAFNILSLTFTNKAAREMKHRISDIVGASEAKNLWMGTFHSIFARILRAESDHLGYPSNFTIYDSQDSARLISSIIKEMQLDRDVYKPKQILGRISNYKNSLITVKAYFNNPELVEADAMAKRPRLGEIYQQYVERCFKAGAMDFDDLLLKTNELLNRFPEVLAKYQDRFRYILVDEYQDTNHSQYLIVRALSDRFQNICVVGDDAQSIYAFRGANINNILNFQKDYEGVIMFRLEQNYRSTRNIVEAANTVMEHNKTKLDKVVWTANEFGPKIKVHRSLTDAEEGRFVASTIFEQKMQHQLHNGSFAILYRTNAQSRAMEDALRKRDIPYRIYGGLSFYQRKEIKDVLCYLRLVLNPKDEEALIRVINYPARGIGDTTVEKLTIAANHYKRSIWEVMVNIDKIDLKLNAGTKNKLKDFVTMIQSFQVIDQNQDAFYITDHVAKKTGLVQELKKDATPEGMAKIQNIEELLNGIKDFTEGQREIDGARGALSEFMEDVALATDLDKDTNDDDRVALMTIHLAKGLEFPHVFVVGMEEDLFPSAMSMSTRSELEEERRLFYVALTRAEHQAYLTYAQSRYRWGKLTDSEPSRFIEEIEDQYLEYLTPSETNYRYKSPIDGDIFGDVDKSKLRLNKPVAGTPPKNITDNNPKPDLNIRKLKPVTGTNPNASAANLFDNKLTIGNIVLHERFGKGEVINLEGVGADRKAEIKFEVGGIKKLLLRFAKLDVVG from the coding sequence ATGCAGAAATATATTGACCAGCTCAACGAAGCACAGAGAGCGCCTGTTTTAAAGAAAGACGGGCCAATGATTATTATTGCTGGTGCAGGTTCGGGAAAAACCCGTGTTTTAACAATTAGGATTGCGTATTTGATGGCTCAAGGAATTGATGCTTTCAATATTTTGTCGCTTACTTTTACCAATAAAGCGGCTCGTGAGATGAAACACAGGATTTCGGATATTGTGGGAGCATCCGAAGCAAAAAATCTTTGGATGGGAACTTTTCACTCGATTTTTGCGCGTATTCTTCGCGCAGAATCGGATCATTTAGGTTATCCTTCTAATTTTACTATTTACGATTCTCAGGATTCAGCGAGATTAATTTCTTCGATTATCAAAGAAATGCAGCTGGATCGTGATGTATATAAACCAAAACAAATTTTGGGGCGTATATCTAATTATAAGAACAGTTTGATTACGGTTAAAGCATACTTTAATAATCCGGAATTGGTTGAAGCCGATGCAATGGCAAAAAGACCAAGGTTAGGAGAGATATACCAACAATATGTGGAACGCTGTTTTAAAGCCGGAGCAATGGATTTTGATGATTTATTGTTGAAGACCAATGAATTACTGAATCGTTTTCCAGAAGTTTTAGCTAAATATCAGGACCGTTTTCGTTATATTCTGGTTGATGAGTACCAAGACACGAACCACTCTCAGTATTTGATTGTTAGGGCTTTATCGGACAGATTTCAGAATATTTGTGTGGTTGGAGATGATGCGCAGAGTATCTATGCTTTCCGTGGAGCGAATATCAATAATATTTTGAATTTCCAGAAAGACTATGAAGGGGTTATAATGTTCCGTTTGGAGCAGAATTACCGTTCGACGCGAAATATTGTAGAAGCGGCAAACACCGTGATGGAGCATAATAAAACCAAACTGGATAAAGTGGTTTGGACAGCTAACGAATTTGGACCAAAAATTAAAGTCCACCGAAGTTTAACAGATGCTGAGGAAGGTCGTTTTGTAGCTAGTACGATTTTTGAGCAGAAAATGCAGCATCAGTTGCATAATGGATCTTTTGCAATTTTGTATCGTACCAATGCACAGTCACGTGCAATGGAGGATGCTTTAAGAAAGCGTGATATTCCGTATCGAATTTATGGAGGTTTGTCTTTCTACCAACGCAAAGAGATTAAAGATGTTTTGTGTTATCTGCGTTTGGTTTTGAATCCGAAAGATGAGGAAGCATTAATTCGTGTGATCAATTATCCGGCTCGTGGAATTGGAGATACAACTGTAGAAAAGCTGACTATTGCAGCAAATCACTACAAACGTTCGATTTGGGAAGTAATGGTGAATATTGATAAAATTGATCTGAAATTAAACGCCGGAACGAAAAACAAACTGAAAGACTTTGTGACGATGATTCAGAGTTTTCAGGTAATTGATCAAAATCAGGATGCCTTTTATATTACGGATCACGTTGCTAAGAAAACAGGTTTAGTTCAGGAATTGAAGAAAGATGCGACTCCGGAAGGAATGGCAAAAATTCAGAATATCGAAGAGCTTTTAAACGGTATTAAAGATTTTACAGAAGGACAAAGAGAAATTGACGGAGCAAGAGGAGCACTTTCTGAGTTTATGGAAGATGTGGCTCTTGCAACAGATTTAGATAAAGATACCAATGATGATGATCGTGTAGCATTGATGACCATTCACTTAGCAAAAGGATTGGAGTTTCCTCATGTTTTTGTGGTGGGTATGGAAGAAGATTTGTTTCCGAGTGCCATGAGTATGAGTACAAGAAGTGAATTGGAAGAAGAACGACGTTTGTTTTATGTAGCCTTAACAAGAGCAGAACATCAGGCGTATTTGACTTATGCGCAATCGCGTTACCGTTGGGGAAAACTAACAGATAGTGAACCTTCCAGATTTATTGAAGAGATTGAAGATCAGTATTTGGAATATCTAACTCCTTCTGAAACCAATTATCGTTATAAATCACCAATTGATGGTGATATATTTGGAGATGTTGATAAATCTAAATTGAGATTAAACAAACCTGTTGCAGGAACTCCTCCAAAGAATATTACAGATAATAACCCGAAACCGGATCTTAATATTAGAAAACTAAAACCTGTTACAGGAACTAATCCAAATGCAAGTGCTGCAAATTTATTTGATAACAAATTGACAATTGGGAATATAGTATTGCACGAACGTTTTGGAAAAGGTGAGGTTATTAACCTGGAAGGGGTTGGTGCTGACAGAAAAGCAGAAATAAAATTTGAAGTCGGCGGAATTAAGAAATTGTTGCTAAGATTTGCTAAATTAGATGTGGTAGGATAA
- the holA gene encoding DNA polymerase III subunit delta, giving the protein MDEVIKIVNDIKAGDIKPIYFLMGEEPYYIDKLSEYIEENVLAEEEKGFNQTVLYGRDVSVDDIVSTAKRYPMMADRQVVIVKEAQELSRTIDKIESYVDNPMQTTVLVFCYKYKTLDKRKKVTKLLGQKGVVFESKKLYENQVGDWIKRVLAGKKYTIDPKANAMLVEFLGTDLSKINNELEKLQIILPKGTMITAEHIEENIGFSKDYNVFELRKAIGERNQLKAYKIADNFAHNPKEYPLVMTTGLVFGFFVQLLKYHGLKDKNPKNVASVLGVNPFFLKEYDLAVKNYPMRKVSQIVGALRDIDIKSKGVGANGLPQSDLLKEMLYKIFN; this is encoded by the coding sequence ATGGACGAAGTAATTAAAATTGTCAACGATATTAAAGCCGGAGATATAAAGCCGATTTATTTTTTAATGGGTGAAGAACCTTATTATATAGATAAGTTATCGGAGTATATTGAAGAGAATGTTTTAGCCGAAGAAGAAAAAGGTTTTAATCAGACGGTTTTGTATGGAAGAGATGTTTCTGTAGATGATATTGTTTCAACGGCCAAGCGCTATCCGATGATGGCTGATCGTCAGGTTGTTATTGTAAAAGAAGCTCAGGAATTATCCCGAACAATTGATAAAATTGAATCTTACGTAGATAATCCTATGCAAACCACCGTTTTAGTATTTTGTTATAAATATAAAACGCTTGACAAACGTAAAAAAGTTACTAAGTTACTAGGGCAAAAAGGAGTGGTTTTCGAAAGTAAAAAATTATACGAAAATCAGGTTGGAGACTGGATTAAACGTGTTTTAGCAGGAAAAAAATATACTATTGATCCAAAAGCAAATGCTATGCTTGTGGAGTTTTTGGGAACAGATTTGAGTAAAATTAATAATGAACTGGAAAAACTGCAGATTATTTTGCCGAAAGGCACCATGATTACGGCAGAACATATTGAAGAAAATATTGGTTTTAGTAAAGATTATAATGTTTTTGAACTTCGAAAAGCAATTGGAGAGCGCAATCAGTTGAAAGCTTACAAGATAGCAGATAATTTTGCTCATAACCCAAAAGAATATCCATTAGTTATGACAACCGGATTGGTTTTTGGATTTTTTGTACAACTTTTAAAATATCATGGATTAAAAGATAAAAATCCTAAAAATGTGGCATCGGTTCTTGGAGTGAATCCGTTCTTTTTAAAAGAGTATGATTTGGCTGTGAAAAATTATCCAATGCGAAAGGTAAGTCAGATCGTAGGCGCTTTGCGGGATATCGATATTAAAAGTAAAGGAGTGGGAGCGAATGGTTTACCGCAATCTGATCTCTTAAAAGAAATGCTTTATAAAATATTTAATTAA
- a CDS encoding type I restriction enzyme HsdR N-terminal domain-containing protein, with protein sequence MIKLNFPAYSFRFKNNENKVSIFDEIRKKFIILTPEEWVRQHVVHFLMHEKKYPKSLINVEKVLTVNGLRKRYDVVVFNPDGTIHILVECKAPEVKISQATFDQIARYNMTMQARFLNVTNGLNHFYCQMDFENEKYEFLRSLPDYKENH encoded by the coding sequence ATGATTAAACTTAACTTCCCTGCTTATAGTTTCCGATTCAAAAATAACGAAAATAAAGTGTCTATTTTTGATGAAATCAGGAAAAAATTTATAATTCTCACACCGGAAGAATGGGTTCGCCAGCATGTCGTTCATTTTCTGATGCATGAAAAGAAATATCCCAAATCTTTAATCAATGTAGAGAAAGTTTTAACTGTCAATGGATTACGAAAGCGCTACGATGTTGTGGTATTCAATCCAGATGGCACAATACACATACTTGTAGAATGTAAAGCACCCGAAGTTAAAATCTCTCAGGCAACTTTTGATCAAATTGCCCGTTACAATATGACAATGCAGGCACGGTTTTTGAATGTCACAAACGGACTAAACCATTTTTATTGTCAAATGGATTTTGAAAACGAAAAATATGAGTTTTTGAGAAGCCTGCCTGACTATAAAGAAAACCATTAA
- a CDS encoding CAL67264 family membrane protein — protein sequence MGMNKNTVLGWATFIMVLMGFLLIGLGAFRYSDVSGWGFGAVGVGFLANAWVFNALKGRV from the coding sequence ATGGGAATGAATAAAAATACTGTCTTAGGCTGGGCAACTTTTATAATGGTACTAATGGGATTCTTACTTATAGGTCTCGGGGCTTTTAGATATAGTGATGTTTCAGGCTGGGGATTTGGAGCTGTAGGAGTTGGGTTTTTAGCTAATGCATGGGTTTTTAATGCATTAAAAGGTAGGGTGTAA
- a CDS encoding T9SS type A sorting domain-containing protein, with product MRKNYLFVFLLLTLKLASQNQEIDPTFNKKETGTYQQDIGSQGIVLSNKKILTVFEHSYDYNVLLLNEDGSLDKNFNTTDSYTRTSIKLYAKSDGQFLTLDYNGKLKGFNANGTANSNFITTTFGILSTTMTMSIKNVVYQEDGKVIVYGSFQTVNGEYTGGCVRLNADGSIDNTFKSDYTPNAMAIQSDGKYIFALRGASGLIRLLPNGKIDNTFKVVATIDPKLNFVTNGFETENNSSIQDVTVQPDGKIIAVGCNYKENGKTISYSIVRLNNDGTRDKEFKSLDSRTLRADNVYLQKDNKIVLDLNHETFIRLESNGETDNTFKYINTVGFLNKGEFSFQGNKMIISAHFKDLQGITRSGIHRINENGSLDLTFNPHSGFNLFFDQWDDFNTYPFVSKVLADQKILCVGNFTTYNDFPVRNICRLQQNGDLDSNFNLDPAITIDADITNKYIFIQQKDGKVILLHEDGLKVNNTWKSIIRLNSDGSLDSSFNSPIEGGSIVGMKQISDGKILLIGSSKIFKNTTEKYSSYNLIRLNTDGSIDSSFKAVFYHKPYILHSLSNDNFLVSFAQDNYAYTYSAILKINKDGVVDTSFKPSSQGYYKTKELNNGQLLVTVSNVLSRVNANGTVDPTFTPYNFGTSNVYYYDFYENGAINILAVTENNTNKKITLSSEGKLLSTETFSINSISNFEIQNCEDVISYGYFTKVNNQNNHGIVRFKFSNTNTSVNPEGEIFQPFTNGQTLADLKINGTDIKWYSTQSNCGINNKLTNKGMSEEVLPSSTVLVNGTTYFASQTVNNVESGYRLPVTVYSSTLGLKENQLPNLITYPNPVKDFYSVSNTENITKIEIYNILGQLLSNKNYDKNKIEIDFTTLQSGLYFTKIYAGDKSSIIKVIKN from the coding sequence ATGAGAAAAAACTACCTATTTGTATTTCTTTTATTAACTCTAAAATTAGCATCCCAAAATCAGGAAATCGATCCGACATTCAATAAAAAAGAAACAGGAACCTATCAACAAGATATAGGCAGTCAGGGAATTGTTCTTTCTAATAAGAAAATACTAACTGTATTTGAACATTCTTATGACTACAATGTATTACTTCTGAATGAAGATGGCAGCCTTGATAAAAACTTCAATACAACCGATTCTTATACCAGGACTTCTATAAAACTCTATGCTAAATCAGATGGTCAGTTTTTAACTTTGGACTATAATGGAAAACTAAAGGGTTTTAATGCAAATGGAACCGCTAATTCTAACTTCATTACTACTACATTTGGTATTCTTTCTACAACAATGACAATGTCCATCAAAAATGTTGTTTATCAGGAAGATGGAAAAGTAATTGTTTACGGTTCTTTTCAAACAGTTAACGGAGAATACACTGGAGGCTGTGTACGCTTAAATGCAGATGGAAGTATTGATAACACTTTTAAAAGCGATTACACTCCAAATGCAATGGCTATCCAAAGTGATGGAAAATATATTTTTGCTTTAAGGGGAGCTTCCGGGCTTATACGATTACTGCCAAACGGAAAAATCGACAACACATTTAAGGTTGTTGCTACAATTGATCCAAAATTAAACTTCGTTACAAACGGTTTTGAAACAGAAAACAACAGTAGTATTCAGGATGTGACAGTACAACCGGACGGAAAAATAATTGCTGTAGGTTGTAATTATAAAGAAAATGGAAAAACAATTTCTTATTCTATTGTAAGACTGAATAATGATGGTACTAGAGACAAAGAATTTAAATCTCTGGACAGCCGAACTCTGAGAGCTGATAATGTTTATTTACAAAAAGACAATAAAATTGTTCTTGATCTAAATCATGAGACTTTTATACGTTTAGAAAGTAATGGCGAAACAGATAATACTTTCAAATACATAAACACTGTTGGTTTTCTCAATAAAGGAGAATTTTCTTTTCAGGGAAACAAAATGATCATCAGTGCTCATTTTAAAGATCTACAAGGTATAACCAGATCCGGAATTCATAGAATAAATGAAAACGGAAGTTTAGATCTTACTTTTAATCCTCATTCTGGATTTAATTTATTTTTTGATCAATGGGACGATTTTAATACATATCCTTTTGTATCAAAAGTTTTAGCCGATCAAAAGATACTATGTGTTGGAAATTTTACAACCTATAATGATTTTCCCGTTCGAAATATTTGCAGACTTCAACAAAATGGAGATCTAGATTCCAATTTTAATTTAGATCCGGCGATTACAATAGATGCAGATATCACTAATAAATACATTTTCATTCAACAAAAAGACGGTAAGGTAATTTTACTTCATGAGGATGGTTTAAAAGTAAATAATACCTGGAAAAGTATAATTAGACTCAACAGTGATGGCAGTCTTGACTCTAGCTTTAATAGTCCTATTGAAGGAGGTAGTATTGTTGGCATGAAACAAATTAGTGATGGTAAAATTTTACTAATTGGTTCAAGTAAAATATTCAAAAATACTACAGAAAAATATTCCTCTTATAATTTAATTCGTTTAAACACTGATGGCTCTATAGATTCCAGTTTTAAAGCGGTCTTCTATCACAAACCATACATACTACATAGTCTAAGTAACGATAATTTCTTAGTTTCCTTTGCACAGGATAATTATGCATATACGTACTCCGCAATTTTAAAAATAAACAAAGATGGTGTAGTAGATACTTCTTTCAAACCAAGTTCTCAAGGTTACTACAAAACAAAAGAGCTTAATAATGGTCAGCTTCTTGTTACAGTTTCAAATGTACTAAGTCGTGTAAATGCAAATGGAACTGTAGATCCTACTTTTACTCCTTATAATTTTGGAACAAGTAACGTGTATTATTATGATTTTTACGAAAACGGAGCAATAAATATTTTAGCTGTAACTGAAAATAATACTAATAAAAAAATAACACTTAGCTCCGAAGGTAAACTCCTGAGTACAGAAACCTTTAGCATTAATTCAATATCCAATTTCGAAATTCAGAACTGTGAGGATGTAATTTCTTATGGTTATTTTACAAAAGTAAACAATCAAAATAATCACGGAATTGTACGCTTTAAATTTTCTAATACTAATACTAGCGTAAATCCTGAAGGAGAAATTTTTCAACCTTTTACAAACGGTCAAACATTAGCTGATCTAAAAATAAACGGGACAGATATAAAATGGTATTCAACTCAAAGTAATTGCGGTATTAATAACAAATTGACTAATAAAGGCATGAGCGAAGAAGTTCTTCCATCGTCAACAGTTCTTGTTAATGGTACAACTTATTTTGCATCTCAAACTGTAAACAATGTGGAGAGTGGTTATAGGCTTCCTGTTACTGTTTATTCTTCCACATTAGGCTTGAAAGAAAATCAACTTCCAAACTTAATTACTTACCCAAATCCTGTAAAAGATTTTTATAGTGTTTCAAACACTGAAAACATAACTAAAATAGAAATTTACAACATACTAGGACAGCTTTTGTCGAATAAAAACTACGATAAAAATAAAATAGAAATCGACTTTACAACTTTACAGTCAGGTCTTTATTTTACAAAAATATACGCTGGCGACAAAAGTTCAATCATCAAAGTTATTAAAAACTAA
- a CDS encoding glycosyltransferase family 2 protein, whose translation MDKIAVVILNWNGVKLLEQFLPSVIQFSEGATIYVADNDSTDNSVEFVQQNFPTIKIVKNSGNHGFAKGYNDALQHIDAEIYALVNSDIEVTENWLKPILETFENEKQTAIIQPKILDFKNKEYFEYAGAAGGFIDKYGFPFCRGRIFETLEKDNGQYDNNSELFWASGACFFIRKNVYHELGGFDESFFAHQEEIDLCWRAANEGHIIKYNYQSVVYHVGGATLQQGNPKKTYLNFRNSLLMLVKNLPKRGLFWVIFFRMVLDGIAGIRFLTQGKIGHTFAILKAHFSFYCLSLKYLGKRKEFQIQQYYMVKSIVFLYYIKKMTLFKEIFNSIQNIKN comes from the coding sequence TTGGATAAGATAGCAGTTGTCATTTTAAATTGGAACGGAGTAAAATTGCTGGAGCAGTTTTTACCATCTGTTATTCAGTTTTCAGAAGGTGCAACAATTTACGTTGCAGACAATGATTCTACAGATAACTCTGTTGAATTTGTTCAACAAAATTTCCCTACAATTAAAATTGTAAAAAACTCAGGTAATCATGGCTTTGCAAAAGGCTATAATGATGCTTTACAACATATTGATGCTGAAATTTATGCATTAGTAAATTCAGATATTGAAGTAACTGAAAATTGGCTTAAACCTATTTTAGAAACTTTCGAGAACGAAAAACAAACTGCTATTATTCAGCCAAAAATTCTTGACTTTAAAAACAAAGAATATTTTGAATATGCTGGCGCAGCGGGTGGTTTTATTGATAAATATGGGTTTCCTTTCTGTAGAGGAAGAATTTTCGAAACCTTAGAAAAAGATAACGGACAATACGACAATAACAGCGAATTGTTCTGGGCTTCTGGCGCTTGTTTCTTTATCAGAAAAAATGTTTATCACGAATTAGGAGGTTTTGATGAAAGCTTTTTTGCTCATCAGGAAGAAATAGATTTATGCTGGCGTGCTGCAAACGAAGGGCACATTATAAAATACAATTATCAGTCTGTTGTTTACCATGTTGGCGGGGCAACTTTACAACAAGGAAATCCTAAAAAAACCTATCTGAATTTTAGAAATTCATTATTAATGCTCGTCAAAAATCTACCAAAAAGAGGATTATTCTGGGTGATTTTTTTTCGTATGGTTTTAGACGGTATAGCGGGTATCCGTTTTCTTACACAAGGTAAAATCGGACATACTTTTGCTATTTTAAAGGCACATTTTTCATTTTATTGCTTATCTTTAAAATATCTCGGGAAACGAAAAGAATTTCAGATTCAGCAATACTATATGGTAAAAAGCATCGTTTTCCTTTATTATATAAAGAAAATGACCCTATTTAAAGAAATCTTTAACAGTATTCAAAATATTAAAAACTAA